A region from the Caldicellulosiruptor naganoensis genome encodes:
- the rimI gene encoding ribosomal protein S18-alanine N-acetyltransferase: MTQKGIIRGMTKEDVDSVYEIEKLSFSVPWSKESFLAEIENDYAIYFVYEEDSKVWGFAGMHHIVDEGHITNVAVHPEKRRQGIGKALLCALISYAKENGLIGLTLEVRSKNIPAISLYKSFGFKEAGLRKNYYTNPPDDAIIMWLYFKNSS; encoded by the coding sequence ATGACCCAAAAAGGTATTATCAGAGGGATGACAAAGGAAGATGTTGACAGTGTTTATGAGATAGAAAAGCTTTCTTTTTCTGTGCCGTGGAGCAAAGAAAGTTTTTTAGCAGAAATCGAAAATGATTATGCTATCTATTTTGTATACGAAGAGGACTCAAAAGTGTGGGGCTTTGCCGGCATGCACCATATAGTTGATGAAGGACACATTACAAACGTTGCAGTGCACCCGGAAAAGCGAAGGCAGGGCATTGGCAAAGCACTCCTTTGTGCCCTGATCTCGTATGCAAAAGAAAATGGTTTAATTGGCCTTACACTTGAGGTAAGAAGCAAAAACATCCCTGCAATTTCGCTTTACAAAAGCTTTGGATTCAAAGAGGCAGGCCTTCGCAAAAACTACTATACAAATCCACCTGATGATGCCATAATTATGTGGCTTTATTTTAAAAATAGCAGTTAG
- the tsaB gene encoding tRNA (adenosine(37)-N6)-threonylcarbamoyltransferase complex dimerization subunit type 1 TsaB has product MKILGIETSGKVASACILDGEKIVSEITLNTKLVHSVMLIDLIDMALKNASIDISDIDLFAASVGPGSFTGLRIGVSTIKGFCFALNKPCIGVNTLEALCYNFYSSSDFLMPILDAKSQKVFAGVFRFEAGELVTYEETSVYDIDRAKEMAEKYNPILLGEGLDVYDFSSFRLAPKFLQYQRASNVAIVAKKLAEKGKLLSHFELVPLYLKKSYAEGK; this is encoded by the coding sequence ATGAAGATTTTGGGGATTGAGACATCGGGCAAGGTTGCAAGTGCCTGTATACTTGACGGTGAGAAGATTGTCTCAGAGATAACTCTTAACACAAAGCTTGTTCACTCTGTTATGTTAATTGACTTAATTGACATGGCACTCAAAAATGCTTCAATTGACATCTCTGACATAGACCTGTTTGCGGCCTCAGTAGGCCCTGGTTCTTTTACAGGGCTCAGAATCGGTGTTTCAACCATAAAAGGGTTTTGTTTTGCTCTAAACAAACCTTGCATTGGTGTAAACACTTTAGAAGCACTTTGTTACAACTTTTATTCATCATCAGATTTTTTGATGCCGATTTTGGATGCAAAGTCTCAGAAAGTATTTGCAGGGGTTTTCAGGTTTGAAGCTGGAGAGCTTGTGACTTATGAAGAAACCTCAGTTTATGATATTGATAGAGCAAAAGAAATGGCCGAAAAATACAACCCTATTCTTCTTGGCGAGGGGTTAGATGTATATGACTTTTCATCTTTTAGATTAGCGCCAAAGTTTTTGCAGTATCAAAGAGCTTCAAATGTGGCAATTGTAGCAAAAAAACTTGCAGAAAAAGGCAAGTTACTTTCTCACTTTGAACTTGTCCCGCTGTACCTCAAAAAATCGTATGCAGAAGGGAAATGA
- the tsaE gene encoding tRNA (adenosine(37)-N6)-threonylcarbamoyltransferase complex ATPase subunit type 1 TsaE, whose product MKELISYSYDETISIGYKIGENLFKGAIVTLQGDLGSGKTALVRGIARAFSIDDISSPTFTIFHIYEGKLPVYHFDIYRIEEDELEDIGYEEYFYNDGVTLIEWADKLKRLYPKECLRIVIEKLDSNVRKIILEGIGDRYKRIEDVVEKDEDFGD is encoded by the coding sequence ATGAAAGAACTAATTTCATACTCATATGATGAGACAATTTCAATTGGCTATAAAATAGGCGAAAACCTTTTTAAAGGTGCAATTGTGACGTTGCAAGGTGATCTTGGCAGTGGTAAGACTGCTCTGGTAAGAGGTATTGCAAGGGCTTTTTCGATAGACGATATTTCCAGCCCAACCTTTACTATATTTCACATTTACGAAGGAAAATTGCCGGTATATCATTTTGACATATACAGAATAGAAGAGGATGAACTTGAGGATATAGGCTATGAAGAGTATTTTTATAATGATGGGGTAACTTTAATAGAGTGGGCAGACAAACTAAAAAGACTTTATCCAAAAGAGTGTCTTAGAATTGTCATTGAAAAGCTTGATAGCAATGTTCGAAAAATTATTTTAGAAGGTATAGGAGACAGATACAAAAGGATAGAGGATGTGGTTGAAAAGGATGAAGATTTTGGGGATTGA
- a CDS encoding amidohydrolase — protein sequence MDILIKNAKIFTMDEKGIIEKGDILIKDGKIHKIDEKITANGAEVIDATGKLVFPGFIDAHSHIGMWEDSVGFEGADGNEDSDPVTPHLRAIDAINPFDRSFEEAIAGGVTCVATGPGSANVIGGQFCVIKTYGKRVDKMVIKEPAAMKVAFGENPKSVYHEKNQAPKTRMATAAILREALFKAKEYLNKKLEAEKDEEKDPPEFDMKSESLIKVLNKEIPLKAHAHRADDIFTAIRIAKEFDVNLTLDHVTDGYLIVDELKEENIPCIVGPNLTDRSKVELKNLDFKNPGILAKNGILVAIMTDHPVIPQKYLTLCAALACKSGMDELEALKAITINPAKILGVDSRVGSIKEGKDADIVIYSGHPFELFSEVEYVLINGQVVYKRK from the coding sequence ATGGACATACTTATTAAAAATGCAAAGATTTTTACAATGGATGAAAAAGGGATAATCGAAAAAGGAGATATATTAATTAAAGATGGTAAAATACATAAAATTGATGAGAAAATCACAGCAAATGGTGCAGAGGTTATAGATGCAACTGGAAAACTTGTCTTTCCGGGCTTTATAGATGCACACTCTCACATTGGTATGTGGGAAGACTCTGTTGGCTTTGAAGGAGCAGATGGCAATGAAGACTCAGACCCTGTCACACCACATCTTCGCGCAATTGATGCTATAAATCCATTTGACAGAAGTTTTGAAGAGGCGATAGCAGGCGGGGTTACATGCGTTGCAACAGGTCCTGGGAGTGCAAATGTCATTGGCGGCCAGTTTTGTGTTATAAAAACATATGGCAAAAGAGTTGACAAGATGGTTATAAAAGAGCCGGCTGCGATGAAGGTTGCGTTTGGTGAAAATCCAAAAAGTGTTTACCATGAAAAGAATCAAGCACCTAAGACACGCATGGCAACAGCTGCAATCTTAAGAGAAGCTCTTTTTAAAGCTAAAGAGTACTTAAACAAAAAGCTTGAAGCAGAAAAAGACGAGGAAAAAGACCCACCAGAGTTTGATATGAAAAGCGAAAGTTTGATTAAGGTATTGAATAAAGAGATTCCGCTCAAGGCACATGCGCACAGGGCAGATGATATCTTTACAGCTATCAGGATTGCAAAAGAATTTGATGTTAACCTGACTTTGGACCATGTGACAGATGGGTATTTGATTGTGGATGAGTTGAAAGAAGAGAACATCCCATGCATTGTTGGGCCAAACCTTACAGACAGGTCAAAGGTTGAGCTTAAAAACCTTGACTTTAAAAACCCCGGAATATTAGCTAAAAACGGCATTCTTGTTGCTATCATGACAGACCATCCTGTAATTCCGCAAAAGTACCTGACACTTTGCGCAGCGCTTGCTTGCAAAAGTGGAATGGACGAGTTGGAAGCTTTAAAGGCAATTACAATAAACCCTGCAAAGATTTTAGGGGTTGACAGCAGGGTAGGAAGCATAAAAGAGGGCAAGGATGCAGATATTGTTATTTATAGCGGCCATCCATTTGAGCTTTTCTCTGAGGTGGAATATGTACTTATAAACGGACAAGTTGTTTATAAGAGAAAATAA
- the folE2 gene encoding GTP cyclohydrolase FolE2 — protein sequence MIDVQSQKDLRGIAIQKVGIKDLNWPIVVMDRANKTQTTIAKITAAAELKGDMRGTHMSRFIEAIDELNVVGPKEIERLLDRIKEKLDSQKAYVRFDFPYFINKRTPVTETLAPLKVDCYFEAEKGEKFDLKVGVIVPVHTLCPCSKEISEYGAHNQRSYVTIEVRMRRFMWIEELVEIAESSASCPLYSILKRPDEKWVTERAYQNPRFVEDLLREVVVKISGDKRIKWYKVFVESIESIHNHNAFAYIEGENTK from the coding sequence ATGATTGATGTTCAGAGCCAGAAAGACCTTCGAGGAATCGCCATTCAAAAAGTTGGAATAAAGGACTTAAATTGGCCAATTGTTGTGATGGACAGGGCAAACAAGACTCAAACAACCATCGCAAAAATCACAGCAGCAGCAGAGCTAAAAGGTGACATGAGAGGCACTCACATGTCCCGCTTTATTGAGGCAATAGATGAGCTAAATGTGGTAGGCCCGAAAGAAATAGAAAGGCTTCTTGACAGAATAAAGGAAAAGCTTGACTCTCAAAAAGCCTATGTTCGTTTTGATTTTCCATATTTTATAAACAAAAGAACACCTGTAACCGAGACGCTTGCACCTTTAAAAGTTGACTGCTACTTTGAAGCAGAAAAAGGCGAAAAGTTTGATTTAAAGGTAGGTGTAATTGTTCCTGTCCACACACTTTGCCCGTGCTCAAAAGAGATTTCTGAGTACGGTGCACACAACCAAAGATCATATGTGACAATTGAAGTGAGAATGAGACGTTTTATGTGGATTGAAGAGCTTGTTGAAATAGCAGAATCTTCTGCTTCATGCCCGCTGTATTCTATCTTAAAAAGACCTGATGAAAAATGGGTTACAGAACGTGCTTACCAGAACCCGAGGTTTGTTGAAGACCTTTTGCGTGAAGTTGTTGTCAAAATCAGCGGTGACAAGCGAATCAAGTGGTACAAGGTTTTTGTTGAGAGCATAGAGAGTATTCATAACCACAACGCATTTGCATATATTGAAGGGGAGAATACAAAATGA